One genomic window of Stieleria sp. JC731 includes the following:
- a CDS encoding magnesium chelatase: protein MSKASMAPSATTLKELIDSGWKSKSVKREMRENFTRMLAAGEELFPGIVGYDDTVIPEINLAILAGHDMLFLGEKGQAKSRIMRMLTRFLDEWVPYIDHPDLTVHEDPTTPVTSLGRRLVEDLGPEEIKVAWWHRDDRYAERLSPGTKFADIIGEIDPAKLTGGVSMSAEEALSFGLIPRLHRGIFAMNELPELDDLVQVGLFNILEERDVQIRGYPVRFDLDIVILFSANPSTYNRSGKVIPQLKDRIGTIVQTHYPSERDQGIDILRQEVGDDLGGGYPVEVPYFMYQVIEEITNQARRSKFIDQASGVSARFSLANFRTMVASARQRGILHGEQPAVPRISDLGHLYSSSLGKLELDLMGTHQMSERQVLDAVVAKAIETVFAEYVQQHGLAEIAEIFRSGVRVEVGDLLPSREYAERLKSVPPAWDMAFEVNASESEAVRASCVEFVLAGLYSIDRISRAQRHGKIEYEI, encoded by the coding sequence ATGAGTAAGGCGAGCATGGCCCCGAGCGCAACAACACTCAAAGAATTGATTGACAGCGGTTGGAAATCCAAATCAGTCAAACGCGAGATGCGAGAAAACTTTACCCGTATGTTAGCCGCGGGTGAGGAGCTATTTCCGGGGATCGTTGGGTACGACGACACGGTCATCCCCGAAATCAATTTGGCGATCTTGGCCGGTCACGACATGCTGTTCCTGGGAGAAAAGGGACAGGCGAAAAGTCGTATCATGCGCATGCTGACTCGGTTTTTAGACGAGTGGGTTCCCTACATCGACCATCCCGACTTGACCGTTCATGAAGACCCAACCACGCCAGTGACTTCGTTAGGACGACGGTTGGTTGAGGATCTAGGTCCAGAAGAGATCAAAGTTGCTTGGTGGCATCGGGATGATCGCTATGCGGAACGGTTGTCACCGGGGACAAAGTTCGCCGACATCATTGGCGAAATCGATCCGGCCAAATTGACCGGTGGCGTCAGCATGAGCGCCGAAGAAGCGTTGTCGTTCGGATTGATTCCAAGGCTGCATCGCGGAATCTTTGCGATGAATGAATTGCCCGAACTGGATGACTTGGTTCAGGTGGGGTTGTTTAACATCCTTGAAGAACGAGATGTTCAGATTCGTGGCTATCCCGTGCGATTCGATTTGGACATCGTCATTCTGTTTTCCGCCAACCCGTCGACTTACAACCGCAGCGGAAAAGTCATTCCACAGTTGAAGGACCGTATTGGCACGATTGTCCAAACGCACTATCCGAGTGAACGCGATCAGGGGATCGATATCCTTCGCCAAGAAGTAGGGGATGATTTGGGCGGTGGTTATCCGGTCGAAGTGCCGTATTTCATGTACCAAGTGATCGAGGAGATCACCAACCAGGCTCGGCGAAGCAAATTCATCGATCAGGCCTCCGGCGTGTCCGCACGATTTTCGCTAGCGAATTTCAGGACCATGGTCGCGTCCGCTCGTCAGCGAGGCATTTTGCATGGCGAACAGCCCGCTGTACCACGGATCTCTGACCTGGGGCACCTTTATTCAAGTTCGCTCGGCAAGTTGGAGCTGGATCTGATGGGGACTCACCAAATGAGCGAACGTCAGGTCCTGGATGCCGTCGTTGCCAAAGCCATCGAAACGGTGTTTGCGGAATACGTTCAGCAGCACGGGCTCGCCGAGATAGCGGAGATCTTTCGAAGTGGCGTTCGGGTCGAAGTCGGAGATTTACTGCCAAGTCGAGAATATGCCGAACGTCTCAAAAGTGTTCCGCCCGCATGGGATATGGCTTTCGAAGTCAATGCCAGTGAAAGCGAAGCAGTTCGAGCGAGTTGTGTCGAATTTGTTTTGGCGGGACTGTACAGCATCGATCGGATCAGCCGAGCACAACGCCACGGAAAAATCGAGTACGAGATCTGA
- a CDS encoding sulfatase-like hydrolase/transferase has product MVRQLFFGIFAMAMILAGGATSRAAERPNVLMILVDDLKPAMGCYGDPVAKTPNLDALTARGMRFDAAYCNQAVCAPSRFTLMLGSHSTSTGLYGLGSQLRQIVPDAVTLPQHFAKHGYRTESLGKIFHIGHGNNGDPESFSVPHFKEKVIEYNDPESTDGGKLTREEAYFTNQELHRIGSLPRGAAYENPDVEDQAYADGRVAAETIRRLKAAKERREKDGTPFFIAAGFARPHMPFSAPKKYWDLFDPANLPMPTLETLPEGSPRVAGKRGGEISNYKPVPQDPNADFGDELKRNLIHGYYASTAYVDAQIGKVIDALNEAEMADNTIIVLWGDHGFHLGDLGIWTKHTNFEQATRIPIVIVAPGVTEAGSSTKQLAESVDIYPTLAELAGLPAPTGPQSIDGVSLVPVLKDPSQRVRDHAYHAYPKSKLGRAIRTDRYRLVQWKQPDAAPSTAEYELYDYANDAIESVNLADSEPKLLAELKAILDQYPEAVTRGPRRANNSKQPETSPDIANRPIQIDATIKGAKLSGVVLAQGGIQQGYSLHLEDGHPIFDVRINGEVTRLKSSIQVSGRTRLHATLDTKTMTLAIGGGTPIEVRSPGLIPVQPIDGLSVGFDDRSSAGDYESPNSFTGTVVKQLVSVGEPQNDIASFNSREGRWTAKRANRWYDEIEWPIGANYVPSSAINQLEMWQADTFDPETIDRELGWAAEIGMNTMRVFLHDIPWKTDAEGFYKRIDQYLDIANKHGIRTMFVFFDGVWHPYPKAGPQPEPTPGVHNSGWVQSPGREILESSQKQDELKPYVQAVLNRYKDDQRVLIWDLFNEPDNPNFNAYGGGGAKIELEQPEKTKHALELLEKTFAWAREVNPSQPLTVGVWRGNYLTQPTDYQRACIENSDVISFHSYDGPEKTTDLVDGLSRLGRPLVCTEYMARGNNSTFEGILPILHRNRVAAYNWGFVNGRSQTIFPWDSWKKAYTEEPDPWFHDIFHTDGKPYRLKETRLIRQHSSQPPTKPALQTPVSQADAPEAIKAGLESHDRALFIKEGWIRDPYIVRGPNQWYYLTGTTPNEGDVRESSDPYNTGLGPLSLVGRSARVWRSRDLIQWESLGSVYNLEDGIWAESDPDAFASTPKDDWRLWAPELHWTGEQWALVHTSPSPVKGANLSLTKGENVSAPWTNPMGQKIGRRHDPSLFQDDDGSWWIVYGATDLAPLKKDFSGLAAKPVAIGPSGETAKMGHEGCLIKKIHGKYVLFGTGWSTSKGRRGSYNLYYATAYKITGPYSERKFVGRFLGHGTPFQDDQERWWCTAFYNANVPPLNADGIETVDLSHTAQTINQRGTTIVPLDVHLDDKGELFIRAKVSEYATPGPDELQKF; this is encoded by the coding sequence ATGGTTAGACAACTTTTCTTCGGCATTTTTGCCATGGCGATGATTCTCGCCGGCGGTGCGACCAGTCGAGCGGCTGAACGCCCGAACGTCTTGATGATTTTGGTCGACGACCTGAAACCCGCGATGGGATGTTACGGCGATCCCGTTGCCAAGACTCCTAATCTTGATGCCTTAACCGCACGAGGCATGCGTTTCGATGCTGCTTACTGCAACCAAGCGGTTTGTGCGCCATCACGTTTTACGTTGATGCTTGGTTCGCATTCGACGTCGACCGGGCTATATGGATTGGGCAGCCAGCTGCGTCAGATCGTTCCCGACGCGGTCACCCTCCCACAGCACTTTGCAAAACACGGCTATCGAACCGAATCACTGGGAAAGATTTTTCATATCGGCCACGGCAATAACGGTGACCCAGAATCATTCTCCGTGCCGCACTTCAAAGAGAAGGTGATCGAATACAACGATCCCGAAAGCACCGATGGTGGCAAGCTAACTCGTGAGGAAGCGTATTTCACCAATCAAGAACTGCACCGGATCGGCAGCTTGCCACGTGGTGCCGCTTATGAAAATCCAGACGTCGAAGACCAAGCCTACGCCGACGGCCGAGTCGCTGCCGAAACGATTCGCCGACTGAAAGCTGCAAAGGAACGTCGCGAAAAAGATGGCACCCCGTTCTTTATCGCAGCCGGATTCGCACGCCCGCACATGCCATTCAGTGCGCCAAAGAAATACTGGGACTTGTTCGATCCGGCCAACCTGCCTATGCCAACTTTGGAAACATTGCCTGAAGGTTCGCCACGTGTTGCGGGAAAACGAGGCGGCGAGATTTCGAATTACAAACCGGTCCCTCAAGACCCCAATGCAGACTTTGGCGACGAACTGAAACGTAACCTGATCCACGGCTACTATGCCAGCACCGCCTATGTCGATGCACAAATCGGCAAAGTCATCGACGCATTGAACGAAGCCGAGATGGCCGACAACACCATCATCGTCCTTTGGGGCGACCACGGATTCCACCTTGGCGATCTTGGAATTTGGACCAAGCATACGAACTTTGAACAGGCCACTCGTATCCCAATCGTCATCGTTGCACCCGGAGTCACCGAAGCGGGATCTTCAACGAAACAACTGGCCGAAAGTGTTGACATCTACCCAACGCTGGCCGAATTGGCTGGACTCCCCGCACCGACCGGCCCACAGTCAATCGACGGCGTCTCACTGGTTCCAGTCTTAAAAGACCCAAGCCAACGTGTCCGCGATCACGCCTATCACGCCTATCCGAAATCGAAACTGGGTCGAGCCATTCGCACTGATCGATACCGATTGGTTCAGTGGAAACAGCCCGATGCTGCCCCATCGACTGCCGAATACGAACTTTACGACTACGCCAACGATGCGATCGAAAGCGTCAACCTCGCGGACTCGGAACCGAAGTTACTCGCCGAGCTGAAAGCGATACTCGATCAGTACCCTGAAGCAGTCACACGTGGACCACGACGCGCAAACAACAGCAAGCAACCCGAGACGTCTCCTGACATCGCCAATCGTCCGATTCAAATCGATGCGACCATCAAAGGCGCCAAGCTGTCAGGCGTCGTTTTGGCCCAAGGCGGAATCCAACAAGGCTATTCGTTGCACCTTGAAGACGGCCATCCCATCTTTGATGTGCGAATCAATGGTGAAGTCACCCGGCTGAAATCATCGATCCAAGTCAGTGGCCGCACCCGTTTGCACGCCACGCTGGATACTAAAACGATGACACTTGCGATCGGTGGTGGAACCCCGATCGAAGTTCGCTCACCAGGCCTAATCCCAGTGCAACCCATTGATGGGCTTTCGGTTGGCTTTGATGATCGCTCTTCCGCCGGCGACTATGAATCGCCCAACAGCTTCACCGGTACGGTCGTCAAGCAACTCGTTTCTGTCGGCGAACCACAAAACGATATCGCCTCGTTCAATAGCCGCGAAGGTCGCTGGACTGCGAAACGGGCCAATCGCTGGTACGACGAAATCGAATGGCCTATCGGTGCAAACTATGTCCCATCATCGGCGATCAACCAGTTGGAAATGTGGCAAGCGGATACCTTCGATCCGGAAACCATCGATCGTGAACTGGGCTGGGCAGCCGAGATCGGCATGAACACCATGCGTGTCTTCTTGCATGACATTCCTTGGAAAACCGATGCCGAGGGCTTTTACAAACGAATCGACCAATACCTCGATATCGCAAACAAACACGGCATTCGAACCATGTTTGTGTTTTTTGATGGCGTCTGGCACCCGTACCCCAAGGCGGGGCCTCAGCCTGAACCCACCCCAGGTGTTCACAACTCCGGTTGGGTGCAATCGCCCGGTCGCGAAATCCTGGAAAGCTCGCAAAAACAAGATGAACTGAAACCTTACGTTCAAGCCGTTCTGAATCGATACAAAGACGATCAACGGGTTTTGATTTGGGATCTATTCAACGAACCAGACAACCCAAATTTCAATGCGTACGGTGGTGGTGGAGCAAAGATCGAACTTGAGCAGCCGGAAAAAACAAAGCATGCTTTGGAGCTACTTGAGAAAACGTTCGCGTGGGCTCGCGAAGTCAACCCTTCACAACCCCTGACCGTCGGGGTTTGGCGTGGCAACTACCTTACCCAGCCAACCGACTATCAGCGAGCATGCATCGAAAATTCCGATGTGATCTCGTTCCACAGCTATGACGGCCCTGAAAAGACGACCGATTTGGTTGACGGCCTCAGTCGACTTGGACGTCCACTGGTGTGTACGGAGTACATGGCAAGGGGAAACAATTCGACGTTTGAAGGTATCTTGCCGATCCTCCATCGCAATCGCGTGGCCGCATACAACTGGGGCTTCGTCAACGGTCGTTCACAAACGATCTTCCCTTGGGACTCATGGAAAAAGGCTTACACCGAAGAGCCCGATCCTTGGTTCCACGATATCTTTCACACCGATGGAAAGCCCTATCGCTTGAAAGAAACACGGTTGATCCGTCAACATTCATCTCAGCCACCAACCAAACCCGCACTGCAAACTCCTGTCAGTCAAGCGGACGCCCCCGAGGCGATCAAAGCTGGACTGGAATCACACGATCGTGCCCTGTTTATCAAAGAGGGCTGGATTCGTGATCCATACATCGTTCGTGGCCCCAATCAGTGGTACTACCTGACAGGAACAACACCCAACGAAGGTGACGTTCGCGAGTCGTCGGATCCCTATAACACCGGACTTGGCCCGCTGAGCCTGGTTGGACGTTCGGCTCGCGTCTGGCGTTCCCGTGATTTGATCCAATGGGAATCACTCGGCTCCGTCTACAATCTCGAGGACGGGATCTGGGCCGAATCCGATCCAGACGCCTTCGCCTCAACACCCAAAGACGATTGGCGATTGTGGGCCCCTGAACTGCACTGGACTGGGGAACAATGGGCTCTCGTCCATACCAGTCCTTCACCTGTTAAAGGCGCCAACCTTTCCTTGACCAAAGGCGAAAACGTCTCTGCCCCTTGGACCAATCCGATGGGCCAAAAGATCGGTCGTCGTCACGACCCTTCTTTGTTTCAAGACGATGATGGTTCATGGTGGATCGTCTATGGCGCGACCGACCTGGCGCCACTAAAGAAAGACTTTTCAGGCTTGGCCGCAAAGCCCGTTGCCATCGGACCGTCTGGCGAAACTGCCAAAATGGGACACGAAGGCTGCTTGATCAAAAAGATTCATGGCAAGTACGTCCTATTCGGAACGGGCTGGTCAACATCCAAAGGCCGACGCGGAAGCTACAACTTGTACTACGCGACAGCTTACAAAATCACCGGTCCCTACAGCGAACGCAAATTTGTCGGTCGCTTTCTCGGACATGGCACACCGTTCCAAGACGACCAAGAAAGATGGTGGTGCACCGCATTCTATAACGCGAACGTTCCACCACTGAACGCCGACGGAATCGAAACGGTTGATCTCAGCCACACGGCGCAGACGATCAATCAACGCGGGACAACGATCGTTCCGCTCGATGTTCACTTGGATGACAAGGGTGAACTGTTCATTCGAGCCAAAGTCAGCGAATACGCGACACCCGGCCCGGACGAGCTGCAGAAATTCTGA
- a CDS encoding tetratricopeptide repeat protein: protein MPQTSNRHCVPSESPWIHRNDLARRHNITFSWKRLTAITFCVIVITGCGSRTSNPVQPDVNDSSAAKTGEGQSRQEAESNPVAGPTIKVTQASLPSGYVGTNTCAKCHPNQLQSYLKTHHSRSLQLANQADCPTGHAFDHAASKRDYQVIKQGDHWFHHENRYFGETPQTPNQITTGHYPVEYVMGSGAFAKAYLVRDGDYLLQSPITWYAAADRYAIAPGYDTANQQGFRRVVTDGCMYCHAGLISSDKNNTNRLNIHELAIGCERCHGPGEKHSEQHNERVESKTDEAVAGQKVDTSIFNPALADRSHSEAVCAQCHLDGDVTVFAEGKDRWDFRPGEALAKLRSDYKGVGDLASQKTFSNHFDQMWKSECYTQTETLTCITCHDPHSSIEPVNKVEHFRKLCLSCHGNDDCHEPLQSRNEANQNACVKCHMPQSPSDVPHTSTTNHRIAVYSDTSADPAENESESSIRLLTRGENKSKTQAQLSDDETTRREKLAAAKLAILQVFEGNDKPILAIDTGELIKSLPELTDHHVVIAKAAYRRGQALSRQDDPSADQIQTEYARAHHYAVKALREIKTATSDRQELLELLADKLMMDQKLSEALPLYEELVRIRRDPRDWFNLALCYADQKRIADAENALQQSIQIDPSYAKPYSSLAKIYVHLDQAMARQYESLFRLLSGQ, encoded by the coding sequence GTGCCACAGACTTCGAATCGACATTGCGTCCCTTCAGAATCGCCTTGGATCCACCGGAATGATTTGGCAAGACGGCACAACATCACGTTCAGTTGGAAGCGTTTGACCGCAATCACGTTCTGCGTGATTGTGATCACCGGCTGCGGAAGTAGAACCTCCAATCCTGTGCAGCCCGATGTAAACGACTCTTCCGCGGCTAAAACCGGCGAAGGCCAATCCCGCCAAGAAGCAGAATCAAATCCTGTAGCCGGACCAACGATCAAGGTGACGCAGGCCTCTCTGCCATCGGGATATGTTGGAACAAACACCTGTGCGAAATGCCATCCGAACCAACTGCAAAGCTACTTAAAAACTCACCATAGCCGTTCTCTTCAGCTGGCAAACCAAGCGGACTGCCCCACAGGGCATGCTTTCGATCATGCGGCCAGCAAGCGTGATTACCAAGTCATCAAGCAGGGAGATCATTGGTTCCATCATGAAAACCGATATTTTGGTGAAACGCCCCAGACACCGAACCAAATCACAACTGGCCACTACCCTGTCGAATACGTCATGGGCAGCGGCGCGTTCGCCAAAGCTTACTTGGTTCGAGACGGCGACTACCTTCTACAGTCTCCCATCACTTGGTACGCGGCAGCCGATCGCTACGCCATCGCACCAGGATATGACACGGCCAATCAACAAGGCTTTCGACGTGTCGTGACAGACGGCTGCATGTATTGCCATGCAGGCCTTATCAGTTCCGACAAAAACAACACCAATCGCCTAAACATTCACGAACTGGCGATCGGCTGCGAAAGATGCCACGGCCCCGGCGAAAAACACAGCGAGCAACACAACGAGCGGGTCGAAAGTAAAACCGACGAAGCTGTTGCGGGCCAAAAGGTCGATACAAGCATTTTCAATCCGGCCCTCGCCGACCGTTCTCATTCCGAAGCCGTCTGTGCACAGTGCCACCTTGATGGTGATGTCACGGTGTTCGCCGAAGGCAAAGATCGCTGGGATTTTCGCCCAGGTGAAGCGTTAGCAAAACTGCGATCGGACTACAAAGGAGTCGGTGACCTTGCCAGCCAAAAAACATTTTCCAATCACTTCGATCAAATGTGGAAAAGTGAATGCTACACCCAAACCGAAACGCTGACTTGCATCACCTGCCATGATCCGCATTCAAGCATCGAACCTGTCAACAAAGTGGAGCATTTTCGCAAGCTCTGTTTGTCCTGTCATGGAAACGATGACTGCCACGAACCACTACAGTCCAGGAACGAAGCCAATCAAAACGCTTGTGTGAAATGTCATATGCCACAAAGCCCAAGTGATGTCCCACACACTTCGACGACCAATCACCGAATCGCGGTTTACTCAGACACCTCAGCTGATCCGGCCGAAAACGAATCTGAAAGCTCGATCAGGCTTCTGACTCGCGGCGAAAACAAATCTAAAACGCAGGCGCAACTGAGCGATGACGAAACGACTCGCCGCGAAAAACTTGCCGCTGCCAAATTAGCAATCTTGCAAGTGTTCGAAGGGAACGACAAACCAATCTTGGCGATCGACACAGGCGAATTGATTAAGTCACTGCCAGAGCTTACAGACCATCATGTGGTTATTGCCAAAGCAGCCTATCGTCGTGGACAAGCACTGTCGCGACAGGATGATCCATCCGCCGATCAAATCCAAACCGAGTACGCTCGGGCACATCACTACGCCGTCAAAGCACTGCGAGAAATCAAAACGGCAACTTCGGATCGGCAAGAACTGCTCGAATTACTCGCCGACAAGTTGATGATGGATCAGAAACTTAGCGAAGCACTTCCCCTCTACGAAGAACTGGTTCGTATCCGCCGAGATCCACGCGACTGGTTCAACCTTGCACTATGCTACGCTGATCAAAAACGCATTGCCGATGCGGAGAATGCACTGCAGCAATCGATTCAAATCGATCCCAGCTACGCCAAACCCTACTCGTCACTCGCTAAAATCTATGTCCATCTCGATCAAGCGATGGCTCGGCAATATGAATCTCTCTTTCGATTGCTGAGTGGTCAATAA
- a CDS encoding VWA domain-containing protein — MRKKVGGIIHAYQKYDPASFPPPSQEAPDLISPAFEQAMMYGEFRELSEEELARAVRLDPSQIKGLGPSIDFLKQMLEERKRKILETYESHSVQKKARKAFHNAAKQVQPPKDLQKTFREAINREQPYLLEALWYRTESRGGSLSTDLLKVASRMADKHNIEELDSKYEFTGNESMSVPKALEIKEELEQIDELLKQLEEAAKTAQIGLIDMEMLNQFVPTQDLQQLEEMRRQVENIIREQAERQGLERDASGNFRLTPQAYKVFQGRLLKRIFSELAPSRTGRHEGDIVGEGAVELQQTKPYEFGDSIANMDIPQTIINTLLRQGDTRPLRLHSDDIEIHKTRNHPKCATCVVMDMSGSMRYDGQYMNVKRMALALQGLIQSEYPGDFLRFIEMYTFAKMRSPGEVINLMPKPVTIHDPWVRLKVDMSDEDISETQVHQHFTNIQRSLQLARQNLALTDTPNRQIVLITDGLPTAHNEGEWLYMLYPPDPQTEKATMREAMLCSKEGITINIFLVPSWSQSEEDIRFASRLAKSTKGRVFFTSGHNLDRFVLWDYVQNRREIIS, encoded by the coding sequence ATGCGCAAAAAAGTCGGTGGCATTATTCATGCCTATCAAAAGTATGATCCGGCAAGCTTTCCGCCTCCATCGCAGGAAGCACCCGACCTGATCTCGCCCGCTTTCGAGCAGGCAATGATGTATGGGGAATTTCGTGAACTGAGCGAAGAAGAACTCGCACGCGCTGTCCGCTTGGATCCCAGCCAAATTAAAGGGCTGGGCCCCAGCATCGATTTCTTAAAGCAGATGTTGGAAGAACGAAAACGGAAGATTCTCGAAACGTATGAGTCTCATTCGGTCCAGAAAAAAGCTCGCAAAGCATTTCACAATGCCGCTAAGCAGGTGCAGCCGCCCAAGGATTTGCAGAAAACATTTCGCGAGGCGATCAATCGCGAACAGCCGTACTTGCTGGAAGCCTTGTGGTATCGGACCGAAAGCCGTGGCGGTAGCTTGTCGACGGATCTTTTGAAAGTTGCTTCCCGGATGGCGGATAAGCACAACATCGAAGAACTCGATAGTAAGTACGAGTTCACCGGAAACGAATCGATGTCCGTTCCGAAGGCGTTGGAGATCAAAGAAGAGCTCGAACAAATCGATGAGCTGTTGAAGCAACTCGAGGAGGCGGCGAAGACCGCACAAATCGGTTTGATCGATATGGAGATGCTTAACCAATTCGTTCCCACACAAGATCTGCAGCAACTGGAAGAGATGCGTCGCCAGGTCGAAAACATCATTCGTGAACAGGCCGAACGTCAAGGACTTGAGCGTGACGCATCGGGTAACTTTCGGCTCACGCCTCAAGCGTACAAGGTATTTCAAGGGCGGCTTCTAAAACGCATCTTTAGCGAATTGGCTCCTTCACGCACCGGACGTCATGAAGGTGACATTGTTGGTGAAGGTGCTGTCGAATTGCAGCAAACAAAGCCGTACGAGTTTGGTGACTCCATTGCCAATATGGACATCCCCCAAACCATCATCAACACGCTGCTGCGGCAGGGTGACACGAGACCGCTGCGATTGCATAGCGACGACATCGAGATTCATAAAACGCGAAACCATCCAAAGTGCGCGACTTGTGTTGTGATGGATATGAGCGGATCGATGCGCTATGACGGTCAGTACATGAACGTCAAACGGATGGCACTCGCGCTGCAGGGGCTGATCCAATCGGAATATCCCGGCGACTTCTTGCGATTCATCGAGATGTACACGTTTGCGAAAATGCGTTCACCCGGTGAAGTTATCAATTTGATGCCCAAGCCCGTCACCATTCATGACCCTTGGGTTCGATTGAAGGTCGACATGAGTGACGAAGACATCAGCGAGACCCAAGTCCACCAGCACTTTACAAATATCCAGCGTTCATTACAGCTCGCTCGCCAAAATTTGGCGCTGACGGATACTCCCAATCGGCAAATCGTTCTGATCACCGATGGGTTGCCCACCGCGCACAACGAGGGCGAATGGTTATACATGCTGTATCCGCCTGATCCGCAAACAGAAAAGGCGACCATGCGCGAGGCGATGTTGTGCAGCAAGGAAGGTATCACCATCAATATCTTTCTGGTGCCCAGCTGGTCACAGAGCGAAGAAGACATCCGATTCGCAAGCCGCTTGGCCAAGTCCACCAAGGGCCGTGTCTTCTTTACCAGCGGTCACAATTTGGATCGTTTTGTTCTCTGGGACTACGTACAGAATCGAAGAGAGATCATTTCGTAG
- a CDS encoding RNA polymerase sigma factor, producing MAHPNLFNCQIHQAAREVAKATVASSRTFALAKLYDLTADRLVRFAATVTRRQHDAEDAVATVMLKVASRPELLMRAERPWHYLLRMVRNESLVIVRSRSRLAAIGSLADRLMGRTVDVVEQDDEKRVIWQALESLPDDQREVIVLKIWEQITFAEIGEILELSPSTAASRYRYGLEKLSGKLSRSLGGPTPNVEPAEAI from the coding sequence ATGGCACATCCAAATCTTTTCAATTGCCAGATTCACCAAGCGGCTCGCGAGGTCGCTAAAGCGACGGTGGCGTCTTCTAGGACGTTCGCACTGGCGAAGCTTTACGACCTGACGGCGGACCGCCTGGTGCGATTTGCCGCCACCGTCACGCGTCGTCAACATGACGCCGAGGATGCCGTCGCGACGGTGATGTTAAAAGTCGCTTCGAGGCCCGAACTGCTGATGCGGGCGGAACGACCATGGCACTATTTATTGCGAATGGTGCGAAACGAATCGCTTGTCATCGTCCGTTCTCGTTCTCGGCTCGCCGCGATCGGATCGCTTGCAGATCGATTGATGGGCAGAACCGTTGACGTCGTCGAACAGGACGACGAGAAACGCGTGATTTGGCAAGCCTTGGAATCTCTTCCTGATGACCAACGCGAAGTCATCGTGCTGAAGATTTGGGAGCAGATCACCTTTGCCGAAATTGGTGAAATCCTTGAGTTGTCACCTTCGACAGCTGCAAGCCGCTACCGCTACGGGCTGGAAAAGCTCTCCGGGAAGTTGAGCCGATCGTTGGGTGGTCCGACCCCAAACGTCGAGCCGGCGGAGGCTATTTGA